From the genome of Glycine max cultivar Williams 82 chromosome 2, Glycine_max_v4.0, whole genome shotgun sequence, one region includes:
- the LOC100791229 gene encoding Metal tolerance protein 11-like: MVEPVELRGEEQLSLLSDSSNGDRSWRLNFDGFQLSSEHTEKQVKPPRGLHDCYGVLGQEDNIAEYYQQQVEVLEGFTEMDALAERGFIPGMSKEEQDKLARSETFAIRVSNAANMVLFVAKVYASVRSGSLAIIASTLDSLLDLLSGFILWFTAFSMQTPNPYQYPIGKKRMQPLGILVFASVMATLGLQIILESTRTLISSENAFNLTREQERWVVSIMLSVTLVKFLLMIYCRSFTNEIIKAYAQDHFFDVITNVIGLIAALLANYVDDWMDPVGAIILALYTIRTWSMTVLENVNSLVGRSAAPEYLQKLTYLCWNHHKAVRHIDTVRAYTFGSHYFVEVDIVLPSDMPLQEAHDIGESLQEKLELLPEIERAFVHLDYEYSHKPEHAQAHS; the protein is encoded by the exons ATGGTGGAGCCGGTGGAGCTTCGCGGCGAGGAGCAGCTCTCGTTGCTGTCAGATTCCAGCAATGGTGACCGGTCGTGGCGGTTGAACTTCGACGGGTTTCAGCTATCTTCGGAGCACACGGAGAAGCAAGTGAAACCCCCTCGCGGACTCCATGACTGTTATGGGGTTCTTG GTCAAGAAGATAATATTGCGGAGTACTATCAGCAGCAGGTAGAAGTGCTTGAGGGCTTTACTGAAATGGATGCTTTAGCAGAGCGTGGTTTTATTCCTGGAATGTCAAAG GAGGAGCAAGACAAGTTAGCAAGAAGTGAGACTTTTGCCATTAGAGTGTCAAACGCAGCAAACATGGTTCTTTTTGTTGCCAAAGTTTATGCATCAGTCAGAAGTGGTTCCCTAGCCATCATTGCATCCACGTTAGACTCACTTCTTGACCTCCTTTCTGGATTCATCCTCTGGTTCACTGCATTTTCCATGCAAACACCAAACCCATATCAGTACCCTATAGGAAAGAAACGGATGCAACCATTG GGAATTCTTGTTTTTGCCTCTGTTATGGCGACACTTGGACTGCAGATAATCTTGGAGTCTACCCGCACATTAATATCTTCT GAAAATGCATTCAACTTGACCAGGGAACAAGAGCGCTGGGTTGTGAGCATTATGCTTTCAGTGACTTTGGTGAAATTCCTGCTGATGATTTATTGTCGTTCTTTTACCAATGAGATTATTAAAGCCTATGCCCAGGATCACTTTTTTGATGTGATCACTAATGTCATTGGCCTTATTGCTGCACTTTTGGCAAATTATGTTGATGATTGGATGGACCCTGTCGGTGCTATCATT CTGGCTTTGTACACCATTCGCACATGGTCAATGACAGTGTTGGAAAATGTTAATTCCCTGGTTGGAAGATCAGCAGCACCAGAATATCTTCAGAAACTTACATACCTATGCTGGAACCACCACAAGGCTGTGAGGCACATTGATACAGTTCGGGCATACACATTTGGATCTCACTACTTTGTTGAGGTTGATATTGTCCTGCCATCGGATATGCCCTTGCAAGAGGCTCATGATATTGGGGAATCGTTGCAAGAAAAGCTTGAGCTTTTGCCCGAGATTGAGCGTGCTTTTGTTCATCTTGATTATGAGTACAGTCACAAACCTGAGCATGCTCAAGCACACTCTTAG
- the LOC100791229 gene encoding metal tolerance protein 11-like isoform X1: protein MVEPVELRGEEQLSLLSDSSNGDRSWRLNFDGFQLSSEHTEKQVKPPRGLHDCYGVLGQEDNIAEYYQQQVEVLEGFTEMDALAERGFIPGMSKVSISFPPLCSLDLRLICSQMLLLNIDWCGQEEQDKLARSETFAIRVSNAANMVLFVAKVYASVRSGSLAIIASTLDSLLDLLSGFILWFTAFSMQTPNPYQYPIGKKRMQPLGILVFASVMATLGLQIILESTRTLISSENAFNLTREQERWVVSIMLSVTLVKFLLMIYCRSFTNEIIKAYAQDHFFDVITNVIGLIAALLANYVDDWMDPVGAIILALYTIRTWSMTVLENVNSLVGRSAAPEYLQKLTYLCWNHHKAVRHIDTVRAYTFGSHYFVEVDIVLPSDMPLQEAHDIGESLQEKLELLPEIERAFVHLDYEYSHKPEHAQAHS from the exons ATGGTGGAGCCGGTGGAGCTTCGCGGCGAGGAGCAGCTCTCGTTGCTGTCAGATTCCAGCAATGGTGACCGGTCGTGGCGGTTGAACTTCGACGGGTTTCAGCTATCTTCGGAGCACACGGAGAAGCAAGTGAAACCCCCTCGCGGACTCCATGACTGTTATGGGGTTCTTG GTCAAGAAGATAATATTGCGGAGTACTATCAGCAGCAGGTAGAAGTGCTTGAGGGCTTTACTGAAATGGATGCTTTAGCAGAGCGTGGTTTTATTCCTGGAATGTCAAAGGTTTCTATTTCATTTCCTCCTCTATGCTCTCTAGATTTAAGATTGATATGTAGTCAAATGCTTTTGCTGAATATCGACTGGTGTGGGCAGGAGGAGCAAGACAAGTTAGCAAGAAGTGAGACTTTTGCCATTAGAGTGTCAAACGCAGCAAACATGGTTCTTTTTGTTGCCAAAGTTTATGCATCAGTCAGAAGTGGTTCCCTAGCCATCATTGCATCCACGTTAGACTCACTTCTTGACCTCCTTTCTGGATTCATCCTCTGGTTCACTGCATTTTCCATGCAAACACCAAACCCATATCAGTACCCTATAGGAAAGAAACGGATGCAACCATTG GGAATTCTTGTTTTTGCCTCTGTTATGGCGACACTTGGACTGCAGATAATCTTGGAGTCTACCCGCACATTAATATCTTCT GAAAATGCATTCAACTTGACCAGGGAACAAGAGCGCTGGGTTGTGAGCATTATGCTTTCAGTGACTTTGGTGAAATTCCTGCTGATGATTTATTGTCGTTCTTTTACCAATGAGATTATTAAAGCCTATGCCCAGGATCACTTTTTTGATGTGATCACTAATGTCATTGGCCTTATTGCTGCACTTTTGGCAAATTATGTTGATGATTGGATGGACCCTGTCGGTGCTATCATT CTGGCTTTGTACACCATTCGCACATGGTCAATGACAGTGTTGGAAAATGTTAATTCCCTGGTTGGAAGATCAGCAGCACCAGAATATCTTCAGAAACTTACATACCTATGCTGGAACCACCACAAGGCTGTGAGGCACATTGATACAGTTCGGGCATACACATTTGGATCTCACTACTTTGTTGAGGTTGATATTGTCCTGCCATCGGATATGCCCTTGCAAGAGGCTCATGATATTGGGGAATCGTTGCAAGAAAAGCTTGAGCTTTTGCCCGAGATTGAGCGTGCTTTTGTTCATCTTGATTATGAGTACAGTCACAAACCTGAGCATGCTCAAGCACACTCTTAG
- the LOC102659820 gene encoding uncharacterized protein — MATEEPIIRDNVSDFSDDEQQHDFDEHGEPSNQMKTDPGIEIKSLIADMHQRFGNTVSYKKAWIAKQKALEMTFGSWEQSYSYLPIWFTTAQHFIPSTIVKYKTLSSMEEGDDDPPRVILNHVFWAFNPCIEGFKYCKPLVQVDGTFLTGKYHGTLLIVIEQDGSRNNFPLAFAIVESETKEAWMWFLHYLQRYVTPQPNLCIISDRGTDLLAALQSERVG; from the exons atgGCTACTGAAGAACCCATAATAAGAGATAATGTTAGCGACTTCAGTGATGACGAGCAACAACATGATTTTGACGAACATGGTGAACCAAGCAATCAAA TGAAAACAGATCCGGGTATCGAAATCAAATCCTTGATTGCAGACATGCATCAACGGTTTGGTAACACTGTTTCATACAAAAAAGCATGGATAGCTAAACAAAAAGCTCTTGAAATGACATTTGGAAGTTGGGAACAATCATACAGTTACCTGCCTATATGGTTTACAACTGCTCAACACTTTATACCAAGTACCATAGTAAAGTACAAAACTTTATCTTCAATGGAGGAAGGTGACGATGACCCTCCTAGGGTGATTCTTAATCATGTATTTTGGGCATTTAATCCATGCATTGAAGGCTTCAAATATTGCAAGCCACTTGTGCAAGTAGATGGGACATTTTTAACTGGAAAATACCATGGTACTTTATTGATTGTCATTGAACAAGATGGTAGTAGGAACAATTTTCCACTTGCTTTTGCAATTGTTGAGAGCGAGACTAAAGAAGCTTGGATGTGGTTCTTGCATTATTTGCAAAGATATGTTACTCCACAACCAAATTTGTGTATTATATCAGACAGGGGAACCGATTTGCTAGCAGCTTTACAATCCGAACGCGTTGGCTGA